The following is a genomic window from Solanum lycopersicum chromosome 6, SLM_r2.1.
GTTGATTTTGACGTTAGAGTTATTGTTCACCTTGATGTTTGcatttacattgacgttcacgtGAATGTCTATGCTGATGTTTACATTCATGTTGACGTTAACATGCACGTTGACCtttattttgatgatgatgTCGACTTTCACGTTAATTTGATGTTGACGTTCATGCTGATGTTTACATTCATGATAGGATGATGTTTACGTTTACATTGACGTTAAAGTTGATATTGACATTGATGTGGAGGTTTATATTGATGTTGGCATTGATTTTTAGTTTACACTTACGTTGACATTAGCGTTAACATTTACATTTATGATGAAATTCACATTCAACTCATGTTAAAGTTAACGTTAACATTGATAATCatgttgatttttatatttacgTTGACGTACACATACAAGTTCATGTTTCAATTCACATTGACATTCCTGTTGaagtttatattgatgatgaagatcactttgatattgatattgacttttgcGTGAACATTGAGAGCAACgttcacattcacattgacaTGATGTTCATGTTGAAGTTCACATTGACGCTAACATTCATGTTGACGTTAACATTGAAGTTCATATTAATATTCACGTACACTCTCCCATTGATGTCTAAGTTCATattgacgttcatgttgacGTTTATGGTAACATACACATTGATATTTTCATAAACGTTCATCTTAatgttcacattgatgttcacatcgacattgacattgatattgacattgacaataatgtttatatttatgttgacgttgatgttcacctgaatatcaatttttgtattcaCATTCATGTTGACAGTCACTTcacgttgacattcacattgGTGGTCATCTTTATGTTTACGTTGACCTTCTCATTGATGTTAAAATCGACGTTCATGTTTACGTTGACATTCAcgttgacgttgacattgacatttatgTTAATGTTAACGTTCACATTCACGTTCGCGTTTATATTGATGTTCACGTTCAAATTCATGTTTACTTTCATGTTTATGATAATGGTTACATTTACGTGACATTTATATTGACATTTATATTGAAGTTTATGTTaatgttgacgttcacattggGATTCACCTTGACATTTACATTGGGATTCACCTTTacatttacattgatgttgactTTCACATGAACGTCGATGTTGATGTTCAAATCCATGTTGACGTTCCCATGCACATTGATGTTAATGTGTATGATAACTTTTTACCATACGTTGACGTTCATGTTGATGGTTATGTTAACGTTCACGATGATTTTACGTTGACATTAATGTTTAAGATGACgtttacattgatgttgacattaaCGTTAACATTGATATTAACACTGACATTGATGTGTAGTTTACATTCACGTTCATGTTAtcaatgaattttatgtttattttgacATTCATATTGAACATCACATTTAAGTTAACATACACCTTCACAATcacgttgacattcacattgagattgacgttgacgttcacatttaGGTTCACGTTAACGTTCATGTTAATGCTTACCTTGACATTCATGTTTGGTTTTAcgttgacgttgatgttgaaGTTCACTTTaatattgacattgacattttgGATGACGTTGACACCGATATTCACatttacattgacgttgacattcatgttgatgCTCACATTCAAATTGACGTTCAGATTGAAGTTCATGTGCACTTTCACATTGACGTTTAAGTTCATATTGATGTTCACTTTGATATTTACGTTGAAATTCACGTTAACTtttacattgacgttgacattgacgttcataTTAACATTGACATTGAAGTGGACACTGGTATTGATGTTAATATTGACATTAacgtttatgttgatgttgatgttaacCTAAATGTCGACATTGGTATTTACATTCAAGTTGACTTTCACTTCACATTGGCAATCACATTGATGTTTTTGTTGACAGTGTTTTTGGCATTCACATTGACATTAACATTGACGTTGACGTTGCCGTTCACATTAATGGTCATGTTTACGTTGATCTTTGCATTCACTTTAATATTCATGTTTATgcttatgtttatgttgacgttAAGTTTTATGTTTACATTGATATTAACGTTGAATTTGATGTTGACATGCACACCAGtgtttatgttgacattcaATATGAAgtttacattgacattgacgtttACATTAATGTTTACGTTTGACTTCACATacacattgatgttcacattcttgttggtgttcatgttgacgttcacgttcatgttgatattgaaattcacgttgatgttgatgtttacGTTCACGCTAGTCTTGATGTTCACACTAATGTTTATGTTGACGCTTACTTGTTTACACTTATGCTTACATTCTCGTGGATGTTgatgttaaaatatatattagtttttatgttcacattgatgtttacGTTGACATTTacgtttatgttgatgttgattcTTATGTTTACTTTGACAATTATGTAGACATTaacattcatgttgatgttgatgttgatgttaacTTTGATATTTATGTAGAAGTTAACATTCAAGTTGATGTTAACGTTCATGGTGACATTCAAGTATAcgtttatgttgatgttcacgttCACACTCAACTTGAAATTCTTGTTCACTTTAATATTAACATAGACGTTCACGTTAATACTTTCATTGAAgttcatgttgacattcaaGT
Proteins encoded in this region:
- the LOC138349268 gene encoding uncharacterized protein, which codes for MHVDLYFDDDVDFHDDVYVYIDVKVDIDIDVESLHVDIHIGGHLYVYVDLLIDVKIDVHVYVDIHVDVDIDIYVNVNVHIHVHVNVHVNAYLDIHVWFYVDVDVEVHFNIDIDILDDVDTDIHIYIDVDIHVDAHIQIDVQIEVHVVFGIHIDINIDVDVAVHINGHVYVDLCIHFNIHVYAYVYVDVKFYVYIDINVEFDVDMHTSVYVDIQYEVYIDIDVYINVYVEVHIDVHVYVDVHVHNYINVHVDVEVNVCVNIFSDIHVHVDVDAHVVACVVVHVDVHIHIIIQVYVYIHIHVHVHIDSYVDVDVDVDIQIDIQVDIDFYILVYIDVDVYVGVDICIDIHLDVDIDVDVHTDVYVDVHADAYVNIEVHE